Proteins encoded by one window of Rutidosis leptorrhynchoides isolate AG116_Rl617_1_P2 chromosome 7, CSIRO_AGI_Rlap_v1, whole genome shotgun sequence:
- the LOC139860244 gene encoding uncharacterized protein, whose product MAGDDTESSSRNPIDISSPYYLSSSAGQNFVGDNLLNDGNYNDWKNEMMNALFAKNKIGFVDGSIPKPSEGSKDLMNWQRWNAMVRGWLVNSMVKEIKNNVKYAATARDIWTDLDERFNKENAPRVYELRRTITTIHQENMTVSAYYTKLRGIWDEMQYANPIPTCTCNGCTCDLVKSINSMRDKEKLYDFLMGLNEEYNTIRSQILSMSPLPKLSAAFHMVNQDERQRIVGNSRITSNDAAAFQASGRNIRNLSKSNNQNWNMKDNREKGDDKICTRCKRTGHTIDGCFEIIGYPHWWTKKAKNQSSTKTTNTAEQLQGFTKEDYECLLSLIRASNDKNTKPIANTTGLTFEEPDWDG is encoded by the coding sequence ATGGCCGGTGATGATACAGAATCAAGCTCAAGAAACCCAATCGACATCTCTTCACCGTACTATCTATCATCTTCTGCTGGACAAAACTTTGTTGGAGACAATCTTCTCAACGATGGTAATTACAATGATTGGAAGAATGAGATGATGAATGCTTTGTTTGCAAAGAATAAAATAGGCTTCGTGGATGGTTCAATTCCGAAGCCCTCTGAAGGTTCGAAAGATCTAATGAATTGGCAACGATGGAACGCCATGGTTCGTGGATGGCTTGTGAATTCAATGGTTAAAGAAATCAAAAACAACGTTAAGTACGCGGCAACAGCAAGGGACATATGGACAGATCTTGATGAAAGGTTCAACAAAGAAAACGCTCCACGTGTATATGAGTTACGAAGGACAATTACAACGATTCACCAGGAGAATATGACCGTGTCTGCTTATTACACAAAATTGAGAGGTATATGGGACGAGATGCAATATGCAAATCCAATTCCCACATGTACCTGCAACGGATGCACCTGTGATCTGGTAAAATCAATTAACTCTATGCGTGACAAAGAAAAGTTATATGATTTCTTGATGGGTTTAAATGAGGAATACAACACTATTAGATCACAAATCTTGAGTATGAGTCCCTTGCCTAAACTGAGTGCTGCCTTTCACATGGTGAACCAAGATGAACGACAAAGAATCGTTGGTAATTCGAGAATAACAAGCAATGATGCAGCTGCGTTTCAAGCCTCTGGTCGTAATATACGAAATCTGTCAAAATCAAACAATCAGAATTGGAACATGAAAGATAATCGAGAGAAGGGTGATGATAAGATATGCACACGTTGCAAAAGGACAGGGCACACTATAGACGGTTGTTTTGAGATCATAGGGTATCCACATTGGTGGACTAAAAAGGCTAAAAATCAATCGTCTACCAAAACAACAAACACTGCTGAGCAGCTGCAAGGCTTCACCAAAGAAGACTATGAATGCTTGCTGAGCTTAATTCGAGCATCCAATGACAAGAACACAAAACCAATCGCTAATACCACAGGACTTACATTCGAGGAGCCTGATTGGGATGGGTGa